The following coding sequences lie in one Veillonellaceae bacterium genomic window:
- a CDS encoding DivIVA domain-containing protein, which yields MLTPLDIHNKEFKKSFRGYSEEEVDEFLDRVIKDYEQLYRENVDLKETIDRMNSKLEHYQHMENTLHNTLVIAQETAEEVKLNAKKQTDLLLKEAEIKSQQLIDEAMTKVRRMTGEYEELKKQIQVYRTRMRTLVQAQLEILEAEED from the coding sequence TGACACCACTCGACATCCATAATAAAGAGTTTAAAAAATCCTTTAGGGGTTATAGCGAAGAAGAAGTCGATGAATTCCTTGATCGCGTAATCAAGGATTATGAACAGCTATATCGTGAGAATGTCGACTTAAAGGAAACTATTGACCGCATGAACAGCAAGCTTGAACATTATCAACATATGGAAAACACCCTGCATAACACGCTGGTAATTGCACAAGAAACCGCTGAAGAAGTCAAACTAAACGCAAAAAAACAAACGGATCTCTTGCTAAAAGAAGCTGAAATCAAATCACAGCAGCTTATCGATGAGGCAATGACTAAAGTTCGCAGAATGACTGGAGAGTATGAAGAGTTAAAGAAACAGATTCAGGTTTATCGTACAAGAATGAGGACGCTCGTCCAAGCTCAGCTTGAAATTCTTGAAGCAGAAGAAGATTAG
- the ileS gene encoding isoleucine--tRNA ligase, with product MDYSKTLNLPQTDFPMRGNLPEREPQMLEYWEKNQTYQKRVAHSKGKPKFVWHDGPPYANGNIHIGTALNKIIKDIIVKYKSHRGYDAPFVPGWDTHGMPIEHAAIKILGLNRHELDPLDLRRECRNYALKCLDMQREDFKRLGVSGDWDNPYITLNPEYEAEQIGVFGEMAKKGYIYKGLKSVYWCTTCETALAEAEIEYAEKKSHAIFVKFQLVDDKGTLPVGVDFQNVYAVIWTTTPWTIPANVAIAAHPEFEYAWVEAKGEIYLMAVELIPTVAKENDLGDYTILAKCKGADLEGAVFAHPLIDRDSTIVLADYVTLEQGTGCVHTAPGHGQEDFETGMKYNLPVINPVDQAGRFTAEAGQFEGLLVHDANVPIIKALAGANALLGKSSIRHQYAHCWRCKSPIIYRATEQWFASVDGFREQALKAIEDVRWIPAWGESRIHNMVADRHDWCISRQRTWGVPIPIFYCKKCNEHIITDETINTVKELFRKEGSDSWWAKSAAEILPAGFKCPHCNHEEFRKETDIMDVWFDSGSSHAAVLRQREELKWPADLYLEGSDQHRGWFQSSLLTSVATTGRAPYDAVLTHGFVVDGEGRKMSKSIGNVIYPQEVIKKYGADILRLWVASADYQADIRISNDILKQMSEVYRKIRNTFRYILGNINDFNPETDQVCYDKLLEIDKWALLRLEQVREKATTAYENYEFHSLYHTIHNFCAVDLSSIYLDILKDRIYTATPDSLERRAAQTTMYQILNTLVVLLAPVLTFTAEEVWQYMPKTTNMPESVQLAEWPASNKEALNVQLEEKWNRILSIRGEITKVLENSRRNKVIGHSLDASVTIFAEGDEYRDLKAVEADLPNILIVSSAILIEGLAKAPTDTYCSEDVKIAVTVTPAQGQKCERCWIYSDTVGHDTEHQALCKRCADVVKSLNS from the coding sequence TTGGACTATAGTAAAACACTTAATCTACCGCAGACAGATTTCCCTATGCGCGGCAACCTGCCTGAACGGGAACCGCAAATGCTTGAATACTGGGAGAAAAATCAAACTTATCAAAAACGGGTAGCTCATTCTAAAGGAAAACCTAAATTCGTTTGGCATGACGGCCCTCCCTACGCAAACGGTAATATTCACATAGGCACGGCATTAAACAAGATCATTAAAGATATAATTGTTAAATACAAATCACATCGTGGCTATGATGCGCCTTTCGTACCAGGCTGGGATACCCATGGTATGCCAATCGAACATGCAGCTATCAAGATATTAGGTCTTAACAGGCATGAACTTGACCCGCTTGATTTAAGACGCGAGTGCAGAAATTATGCTCTCAAATGTCTTGATATGCAGCGTGAAGATTTTAAACGTTTAGGGGTAAGCGGTGATTGGGATAATCCTTACATAACCCTTAACCCCGAATACGAGGCCGAACAAATTGGAGTTTTCGGCGAAATGGCTAAAAAGGGCTATATTTATAAGGGACTTAAAAGCGTTTATTGGTGTACAACATGTGAGACCGCTTTGGCCGAGGCTGAGATTGAGTATGCTGAAAAGAAGTCACATGCAATATTCGTTAAATTTCAACTAGTTGATGATAAAGGTACCCTTCCTGTAGGTGTAGATTTCCAAAATGTCTATGCAGTAATTTGGACAACAACACCTTGGACAATTCCTGCAAACGTCGCTATTGCCGCTCATCCCGAGTTTGAATATGCATGGGTAGAGGCTAAAGGCGAAATCTATTTAATGGCCGTTGAGCTTATTCCGACAGTAGCAAAAGAAAACGATTTAGGCGATTATACCATCCTTGCCAAATGCAAAGGTGCTGACCTTGAAGGAGCAGTTTTCGCCCACCCGCTGATTGACCGTGACTCCACGATTGTTCTAGCGGATTACGTTACACTGGAACAAGGTACAGGCTGCGTCCACACCGCTCCCGGTCATGGCCAGGAGGACTTTGAAACAGGGATGAAATACAACTTGCCGGTTATCAATCCTGTCGACCAAGCTGGTCGTTTTACAGCCGAAGCCGGACAATTCGAAGGCTTATTGGTGCATGATGCTAACGTTCCTATTATAAAAGCTCTTGCGGGCGCTAATGCTCTGCTTGGCAAAAGTTCAATCCGCCATCAATACGCACACTGCTGGCGCTGCAAAAGCCCAATAATTTATCGTGCAACGGAACAGTGGTTCGCCTCAGTTGACGGGTTCCGTGAACAAGCTCTTAAAGCAATCGAGGATGTAAGATGGATACCGGCATGGGGCGAAAGCCGCATCCACAATATGGTTGCAGACCGACATGACTGGTGTATTTCCCGTCAACGTACTTGGGGTGTTCCAATACCAATCTTCTACTGCAAAAAATGTAACGAGCATATCATCACTGATGAAACAATAAATACCGTTAAGGAATTATTCCGTAAAGAAGGTTCTGATTCATGGTGGGCAAAATCAGCCGCTGAAATTTTACCGGCAGGGTTTAAATGCCCACATTGCAACCATGAAGAATTCCGTAAAGAAACTGATATCATGGACGTTTGGTTTGACAGCGGCTCCAGTCATGCAGCCGTACTCAGACAACGTGAAGAATTAAAATGGCCTGCTGATCTATACTTAGAAGGGAGCGATCAGCATCGCGGCTGGTTCCAGTCATCGCTTCTGACCTCAGTAGCTACAACGGGCCGTGCTCCTTATGATGCTGTCCTCACCCATGGGTTCGTCGTTGACGGCGAAGGACGCAAAATGTCTAAATCGATTGGCAACGTAATATACCCGCAAGAGGTTATTAAGAAATATGGTGCCGATATATTGCGGTTGTGGGTTGCATCTGCTGATTATCAAGCTGATATTCGAATATCCAACGATATTTTAAAACAGATGTCTGAAGTTTACCGAAAAATTCGCAATACCTTCCGTTATATACTCGGTAATATCAACGACTTCAACCCCGAAACTGACCAAGTATGCTATGATAAATTGCTTGAGATCGATAAATGGGCCTTGCTCCGCCTAGAACAAGTACGGGAAAAAGCAACTACTGCATATGAAAACTATGAGTTCCACTCGCTATACCATACAATTCATAACTTCTGTGCCGTAGATCTTAGCTCGATTTATCTGGATATTCTTAAAGACAGAATCTATACGGCAACACCTGATTCGCTCGAGCGGCGTGCCGCTCAAACTACTATGTATCAAATTTTAAATACTCTAGTAGTATTACTTGCGCCTGTACTAACCTTCACAGCAGAAGAGGTTTGGCAGTACATGCCTAAGACGACAAATATGCCTGAAAGCGTACAATTAGCTGAATGGCCTGCCTCTAATAAAGAAGCCCTTAATGTACAGCTAGAAGAAAAGTGGAACCGCATTTTATCAATCCGCGGCGAAATTACTAAGGTGCTGGAAAATTCACGCCGTAACAAAGTAATTGGCCACTCACTCGACGCATCAGTAACGATATTTGCCGAAGGGGATGAATATCGGGATCTTAAGGCCGTTGAGGCTGATTTACCTAATATCCTTATAGTTTCATCCGCAATACTAATTGAAGGACTAGCTAAAGCCCCAACTGATACTTATTGTTCCGAAGATGTGAAGATCGCTGTAACAGTAACACCTGCACAAGGCCAAAAATGCGAACGGTGCTGGATTTACAGTGATACTGTCGGCCACGATACTGAACACCAAGCTTTGTGTAAACGTTGTGCAGATGTCGTTAAAAGTTTAAACAGCTAA
- a CDS encoding nitroreductase family protein, which translates to MTKDVFDCMRETQSVRLFQTNEIPEPTLTRILEAGCWAPSAGNLQPWYFYVVKNADVKQKIADACYEQNQVLEAPVSIVIMADPARSNELYGERGAQLYCIQDTAAATENMILAANGLGIASCWVGAFDERKVQEAVEAPPRLRAVAILCLGYSNELSPRPKERLRVAEVAKFIN; encoded by the coding sequence TTGACTAAGGACGTTTTTGATTGTATGCGAGAGACACAAAGCGTTCGTTTGTTTCAAACTAATGAAATACCTGAGCCTACTCTGACACGGATTCTTGAAGCCGGATGCTGGGCACCGAGCGCTGGAAATTTGCAGCCATGGTATTTTTATGTCGTTAAAAATGCTGATGTTAAGCAAAAAATAGCAGATGCTTGTTACGAGCAAAACCAAGTTCTTGAAGCTCCTGTTAGTATTGTGATTATGGCAGACCCGGCTCGTTCGAATGAATTATACGGTGAGCGCGGAGCCCAGTTATACTGTATTCAGGATACTGCGGCAGCAACTGAAAATATGATTTTGGCAGCAAATGGGCTAGGGATTGCCTCTTGCTGGGTGGGTGCATTTGACGAGCGCAAAGTTCAGGAAGCAGTAGAGGCGCCGCCTAGGCTGCGGGCTGTCGCCATTCTATGTCTTGGTTATAGTAACGAACTATCACCAAGGCCAAAAGAAAGATTGCGAGTAGCTGAAGTAGCCAAGTTTATTAATTAG
- a CDS encoding transcriptional regulator, with translation MNPETLKKLEQKLISEKKLILEQISRLEETGIGNIMSDSVGELSAYDNHPADLGDELFERSKDTALRDNAHLILENIEKALQRISEGVYGICEKCGKPIAIERLDTIPWVSNCIECQKGTEVVDPTPRPVEEEILEPPFHRTFLDSAAFDFVGFDGEDALQSVLRYGSSDTPQDIPGSYDYKALFPNSNEHSGIVDHSDAIPSQLTTNTSKRNKADKTERQ, from the coding sequence TTGAATCCTGAAACTCTCAAAAAACTTGAACAAAAGTTAATTAGTGAGAAAAAACTTATCCTTGAGCAAATTTCCCGGCTAGAAGAAACAGGAATTGGCAATATCATGTCTGATTCTGTAGGTGAGTTGTCGGCTTATGACAATCATCCTGCCGACCTAGGCGATGAGCTATTTGAACGGAGTAAGGATACTGCATTGCGTGATAATGCCCATTTGATATTAGAGAATATTGAAAAAGCCTTGCAAAGAATTAGCGAAGGCGTCTATGGGATATGCGAAAAGTGCGGAAAACCTATTGCTATAGAGCGGCTTGATACCATTCCGTGGGTCAGCAATTGCATAGAATGCCAAAAAGGAACGGAAGTTGTAGACCCTACGCCTCGGCCGGTAGAAGAAGAAATTCTGGAACCACCATTTCATCGTACTTTCTTAGATTCAGCGGCATTTGATTTTGTCGGATTTGACGGTGAAGATGCCTTGCAGAGTGTCTTACGGTATGGGAGTTCCGATACTCCTCAAGACATCCCAGGATCATACGATTACAAAGCATTATTCCCTAATAGTAATGAGCATAGCGGCATAGTAGATCATTCAGATGCTATTCCCAGCCAACTAACCACCAACACTTCAAAAAGAAATAAAGCTGATAAAACCGAGCGTCAATAG
- a CDS encoding TVP38/TMEM64 family protein: MCILKVSILFIAFLAYFSCPGLQEFIKISADHLQSGDFDNLRQFILSYGIWAPLTSVAVMSLQSLIPFVPGLIITIANAWIFGWIYGALYSWLGSLAGAMIDFSIARWYGRPFAERIVKPKYLNYTDSFFTKHGMMAVFITRLTPLVPFKVISYGAGLTAISASKFASATGIGQIPAIILYSILGQNMTNSIHAIVAVTTALLGLSILAFYCREIIERRFFPGKD; the protein is encoded by the coding sequence ATATGTATTTTAAAAGTATCGATCTTGTTTATAGCTTTTTTAGCATATTTTTCTTGCCCAGGTCTTCAAGAATTTATCAAAATTTCAGCAGATCATCTGCAAAGCGGCGACTTCGATAATTTACGTCAGTTCATTTTATCATATGGGATATGGGCGCCGTTAACCAGTGTTGCAGTAATGTCTTTGCAGTCACTTATTCCTTTTGTCCCAGGATTGATAATAACAATCGCCAACGCGTGGATCTTTGGGTGGATATATGGAGCACTTTACTCTTGGCTTGGCTCGCTCGCCGGCGCAATGATTGATTTCAGCATTGCCCGGTGGTATGGCAGACCATTTGCCGAACGCATAGTTAAGCCAAAATACCTTAATTACACCGATTCTTTTTTTACAAAGCATGGTATGATGGCTGTCTTTATCACCAGATTAACACCGTTAGTACCGTTTAAGGTAATTAGCTATGGGGCCGGATTAACTGCTATATCAGCATCTAAATTTGCGTCGGCGACCGGGATTGGCCAAATACCGGCAATTATTTTATACTCAATTTTAGGGCAGAATATGACTAACAGTATACATGCCATAGTAGCGGTTACAACTGCATTATTAGGGCTCAGTATACTTGCCTTCTATTGTCGCGAGATAATTGAACGCCGCTTTTTCCCCGGGAAAGATTGA
- a CDS encoding 4Fe-4S binding protein yields the protein MYKISSECIKCGACASVCPVGAISEGEDQYNIDEQCIDCGSCASVCPVGAISPGE from the coding sequence GTGTATAAAATTAGTAGTGAATGTATTAAATGCGGAGCATGCGCCTCAGTTTGTCCGGTTGGTGCAATCTCAGAAGGTGAAGATCAATATAATATTGATGAGCAATGTATTGATTGCGGATCGTGTGCATCCGTTTGTCCAGTTGGCGCTATAAGTCCTGGCGAATAA
- the lspA gene encoding signal peptidase II, with protein sequence MPILLLTLTIIIVDQWTKYYIEDTMTLGMSIPIVPNIFHITYILNPGAAFGILEHQTELLIFIALIMIAALIYFYNRIPRTLKLLHFGLGLLAGGSLGNVIDRVRTGYVVDFFDFRIWPVFNIADIAIVCGVSAIIWTLLFIDKEVDKND encoded by the coding sequence GTGCCGATATTATTATTAACACTAACAATTATTATTGTTGATCAATGGACTAAGTACTATATTGAGGACACTATGACATTAGGAATGTCGATTCCCATTGTCCCAAATATTTTTCATATAACCTATATTTTAAACCCTGGCGCAGCTTTTGGTATACTAGAGCATCAAACTGAGCTTTTGATATTTATTGCTTTAATTATGATTGCTGCTTTAATTTACTTCTACAATCGTATTCCCCGCACTTTAAAACTCCTGCATTTTGGTCTGGGCCTGCTAGCGGGTGGATCGCTAGGCAATGTTATTGATAGAGTGAGAACCGGCTATGTTGTTGATTTCTTTGACTTTAGGATCTGGCCGGTATTTAACATTGCCGATATAGCGATTGTTTGTGGGGTTAGTGCTATTATCTGGACGCTTTTATTCATTGATAAAGAGGTCGACAAAAATGACTGA
- a CDS encoding RluA family pseudouridine synthase produces MTETMYYQTTEDDKNIRLDVYLSNQMEGTSRSFIQKLIASSQITVNDKSVKANYKLTPNDIIKVHVPPPQILELVPEDIPLDIIYEDQYIIVINKPRGMVVHPAAGNYHGTLVNALLKHCGDLSGINGVIRPGIVHRLDKDTSGVMVAAKNDQAHVSLAQQIKNRTASRRYIAIVHGNVQADDGVINAPIGRHPIDRKKMAVTFSNSKDAITKFHVLKRFGDYTLIECKLLTGRTHQIRVHMTHIGHPLVGDPKYGPNRSHFNISGQALHSADLTLEHPETSQQMTFSATLPKDMKDILKVLNNKSR; encoded by the coding sequence ATGACTGAAACTATGTACTATCAGACCACTGAAGATGATAAAAATATCCGTCTTGATGTTTATCTTTCAAATCAAATGGAGGGCACATCACGATCTTTTATCCAAAAGTTAATCGCGTCGTCCCAGATTACAGTCAATGATAAGTCAGTGAAAGCTAATTATAAACTTACACCTAATGATATCATTAAGGTACACGTGCCACCGCCGCAAATACTAGAGTTAGTTCCAGAAGATATTCCCTTAGACATAATTTATGAGGACCAATATATAATAGTCATTAATAAGCCACGCGGCATGGTAGTGCATCCGGCGGCCGGCAATTATCATGGCACACTTGTTAATGCTCTTCTCAAACATTGCGGAGATTTATCGGGCATAAACGGTGTGATTAGGCCTGGTATCGTACATCGCTTAGATAAGGATACTTCAGGTGTTATGGTTGCCGCAAAAAATGATCAGGCTCATGTAAGCTTAGCTCAGCAAATAAAGAACCGTACGGCGAGTAGACGCTATATTGCAATCGTTCATGGAAATGTTCAAGCCGATGATGGAGTAATTAATGCTCCGATTGGCCGTCATCCAATTGATCGCAAAAAAATGGCAGTAACCTTTAGTAATAGTAAGGACGCCATTACTAAATTTCATGTGCTAAAAAGGTTTGGCGACTATACTTTAATTGAATGTAAGCTTTTAACGGGAAGAACGCATCAGATTAGAGTACATATGACTCACATTGGCCACCCTCTAGTAGGCGATCCAAAGTACGGGCCTAATCGTTCGCATTTTAATATTAGCGGCCAAGCGCTGCATTCAGCCGATTTAACCTTAGAGCATCCTGAAACTAGTCAACAAATGACCTTTTCAGCGACTTTACCTAAAGATATGAAGGATATTCTTAAGGTTTTAAATAATAAATCCAGATAA
- the pyrR gene encoding bifunctional pyr operon transcriptional regulator/uracil phosphoribosyltransferase PyrR: protein MVTLFEKTLLMDAQAIKRALTRIAHEIIEKNKGIENIVIVGIRTRGVPLAERLADAIEKIEEHKLPVGFLDITLYRDDLSTLSYQPIVHQTQIPIDINGKTVVLVDDVLYTGRTVRAALDALIDIGRPKAVQLAVLVDRGHRELPIRADYVGKNVPTSSKEVVAVQILPIDKYEQVIIKEISE, encoded by the coding sequence ATGGTTACATTATTTGAAAAAACATTATTAATGGATGCGCAAGCGATAAAACGCGCCTTAACACGTATCGCCCATGAGATTATTGAAAAAAACAAAGGAATAGAGAACATTGTTATAGTTGGTATTAGGACGCGTGGAGTTCCACTAGCTGAAAGACTGGCAGATGCGATTGAAAAAATCGAGGAACATAAGCTGCCTGTTGGATTTCTCGACATTACTTTGTATCGTGATGATCTGTCTACGCTAAGCTATCAACCTATCGTACACCAAACCCAAATTCCAATTGATATAAACGGTAAGACAGTAGTATTAGTTGATGATGTTCTTTACACCGGAAGAACAGTGAGAGCAGCTCTAGATGCACTAATTGATATTGGCCGCCCTAAAGCTGTTCAGTTGGCAGTATTAGTTGACAGGGGGCATCGTGAATTGCCAATACGAGCAGACTACGTAGGTAAAAATGTACCTACCTCTAGTAAAGAAGTAGTCGCAGTGCAAATTCTGCCTATCGATAAATACGAACAAGTAATCATTAAAGAAATATCCGAATAA
- a CDS encoding fibronectin/fibrinogen-binding protein, which yields MGIDGISLSALVIELHKKLSGGRIDKIYQVDKTTLIMWIRQMQEDYCLIISANPENPGIYITDKAPENPAVPPAFCMLLRKHFEEGRIARIYQHSLDRIISIEIDIREERGTIATKALIIEIMGKRSNIIFAQNDTIVDAIKRVGVNISRFRQIMPGLKYQLPPGQQRLNILSISTEDFLNVLQSQNNCLLSKAIINTAAGIGSVIASEIIWRAGLPTNIEVDSMDEASFLSVGKSIETIKSTLCTGSIEPNIVLDKYARLIAVSAIKLEHLASQDNDIRVFSTMNEVMEFINKQCQEPIAPPDKVIIAKLVESLIARLTRKRKMLNNELEEAKKADVARKYGDLLMTNLYKIPERANQIIIEDLYCENRPNITIELDPLRTPVENVQAYYNKYAKLKRASEMLLEQLDYCNSEIDYLEGILVSINNAESSIEINEIRQELISQSYIKETRKKRMKVGTKSQPLKVITPEGVTILIGKNNQQNDYVTFKQAGPDDLWLHTKNIPGSHVIMHINQEHPLESDLLVAAQLAAYFSKAKNSANVPVDYTRRRYVKKPAGAKPGFVIYTNQKTINVTPVEEFINSLIGKE from the coding sequence ATGGGGATTGACGGAATATCTTTATCAGCACTGGTTATTGAATTGCATAAAAAACTATCAGGTGGCCGAATCGACAAAATATATCAGGTTGATAAAACAACATTAATTATGTGGATTCGTCAGATGCAAGAAGATTATTGCTTAATAATATCGGCTAACCCTGAGAATCCTGGTATTTATATTACCGATAAAGCACCCGAAAACCCAGCAGTTCCTCCCGCCTTTTGTATGCTTTTGCGTAAACACTTCGAGGAAGGTCGAATAGCACGAATTTATCAACATAGCTTGGATAGAATCATTTCTATCGAGATCGACATTCGCGAAGAACGCGGTACGATAGCAACAAAAGCACTTATTATCGAAATCATGGGCAAGCGCAGCAATATCATTTTTGCCCAAAATGATACTATAGTTGATGCCATAAAACGGGTTGGAGTTAATATTAGTCGTTTTAGACAAATAATGCCGGGATTAAAGTATCAGTTACCACCAGGCCAACAGCGACTAAATATACTTTCGATATCGACAGAGGATTTCTTGAATGTACTCCAAAGTCAAAATAACTGTCTGCTATCAAAGGCTATCATTAATACTGCAGCAGGTATTGGGTCCGTAATTGCATCAGAAATTATATGGCGTGCAGGATTGCCGACTAACATTGAAGTAGATTCAATGGATGAGGCCAGTTTTTTATCAGTTGGGAAAAGCATTGAGACCATAAAAAGTACGCTGTGTACTGGTTCAATAGAGCCCAATATAGTGCTAGATAAGTATGCTCGCTTAATAGCAGTATCTGCTATAAAACTAGAACATCTTGCCAGCCAAGATAATGATATAAGAGTTTTTAGTACAATGAACGAAGTAATGGAGTTCATTAATAAACAATGTCAAGAACCAATTGCTCCACCTGATAAAGTAATAATTGCAAAACTTGTTGAGTCATTAATCGCTCGGCTAACCCGCAAGCGAAAAATGCTTAACAATGAATTGGAAGAGGCAAAAAAAGCCGATGTAGCTCGCAAGTATGGTGATTTGTTAATGACGAACTTATATAAAATCCCAGAGCGGGCTAATCAGATTATTATTGAAGACTTATATTGTGAGAACCGCCCAAATATCACAATCGAATTGGATCCTCTGCGGACTCCGGTGGAAAACGTTCAAGCCTATTACAACAAATATGCCAAACTAAAAAGAGCTAGCGAAATGCTTCTAGAGCAGCTCGACTATTGCAACAGCGAAATTGACTATCTAGAGGGTATCCTTGTTTCTATAAACAATGCTGAATCCTCGATTGAAATTAATGAAATACGTCAAGAACTTATTTCTCAGAGTTATATAAAAGAAACACGCAAGAAACGTATGAAAGTCGGTACGAAGTCTCAACCGCTAAAAGTGATCACTCCTGAAGGTGTTACCATACTTATTGGAAAGAATAACCAGCAGAATGATTATGTTACTTTCAAGCAGGCAGGACCAGACGATCTTTGGCTGCATACAAAAAATATTCCGGGATCCCACGTTATAATGCATATTAATCAAGAGCACCCATTAGAGTCCGATTTACTAGTAGCAGCACAGCTTGCAGCTTATTTTAGTAAAGCAAAGAATTCTGCTAATGTGCCAGTTGATTATACCAGACGTAGATACGTAAAGAAACCGGCTGGTGCAAAGCCTGGTTTTGTAATATATACAAATCAAAAAACTATAAATGTAACACCTGTTGAAGAGTTTATTAATTCATTAATAGGTAAAGAATAG